Proteins encoded in a region of the Chitinimonas sp. BJYL2 genome:
- a CDS encoding type IV pilus twitching motility protein PilT: MEISELLAFSVKNKASDLHLSAGMPPCIRVHGDVRRINLPAMEHKDVHDMVYDIMNDGQRKTYEETLECDFSFEIPGLARFRVNAFNQNRGAGAVFRTIPSKVLSLEDLNAPKVFKEIAETPRGIVLVTGPTGSGKSTTLAAIINYINENEYGHILTVEDPIEFVHESKKCLINQREVGPMTLSFANALRSALREDPDVILVGEMRDLETIRLALTAAETGHLVFGTLHTSSAAKTVDRIVDVFPAAEKEMVRSMLSESLRAVISQSLLKTKDGNGRVAAHEIMIGIPAIRNLIRENKIAQMYSTIQTGQQHGMQTLDQCLTDLVRRNLITNAEARSKAMNPDNFK, translated from the coding sequence ATGGAAATCTCGGAACTTCTGGCGTTCTCGGTCAAGAACAAGGCCTCGGACTTGCACCTCTCGGCCGGCATGCCGCCGTGTATCCGTGTACACGGCGATGTACGCCGCATCAACCTGCCGGCGATGGAACACAAAGACGTTCATGACATGGTGTACGACATCATGAACGACGGCCAGCGCAAGACCTATGAAGAAACGCTGGAATGTGACTTCTCGTTCGAGATTCCCGGTCTTGCCCGTTTCCGCGTCAACGCCTTTAACCAGAACCGCGGCGCCGGCGCCGTATTCCGTACCATTCCCTCCAAAGTGCTGAGCCTGGAAGACCTGAATGCCCCCAAGGTATTCAAGGAAATCGCCGAGACCCCGCGCGGCATCGTGCTGGTGACCGGCCCTACCGGTTCGGGCAAATCGACCACGCTGGCGGCGATCATCAACTACATCAACGAAAACGAGTACGGCCACATCCTTACGGTGGAAGACCCGATCGAATTCGTGCATGAATCGAAAAAGTGCCTGATCAACCAGCGTGAAGTCGGCCCGATGACGCTGTCGTTTGCCAACGCGCTGCGTTCCGCACTGCGGGAAGACCCGGACGTCATCCTCGTGGGCGAAATGCGTGACCTCGAAACCATCCGCCTGGCGCTGACCGCCGCCGAAACCGGCCACTTGGTGTTCGGTACGCTGCACACCTCGTCCGCCGCCAAGACGGTTGACCGTATCGTTGACGTGTTCCCGGCAGCCGAAAAGGAAATGGTCCGGTCGATGCTGTCAGAATCCTTGCGTGCGGTGATCTCACAATCGCTGCTCAAGACCAAGGACGGCAACGGCCGGGTGGCAGCGCACGAGATCATGATCGGGATCCCGGCCATCCGTAACCTGATCCGCGAGAACAAGATCGCGCAGATGTACTCGACGATCCAGACCGGCCAGCAGCACGGCATGCAGACGCTGGATCAGTGCCTGACCGATCTGGTGCGCCGTAACCTGATCACCAATGCCGAGGCACGCAGCAAGGCGATGAATCCGGATAACTTCAAGTAA
- a CDS encoding YggS family pyridoxal phosphate-dependent enzyme produces MADFEKSRQQVQARIDAALQAAGRAPGECTLLAVSKTFPAETVRAAYAAGQRAFGENYVQELVDKTEALADLADLEWHFIGPLQSNKSRPVAERAHWVHSVDRLRIAERLSAQRPVAMPPLNVCIQVNVSGEASKSGCDPAEALPLALAVAKLPGLRLRGLMCIPAADAAEPVLRQQFGLLRQLRHEITQAGLVPDTLSMGMSADLAQAIAEGSTLVRVGTALFGARQTPLAPLENQA; encoded by the coding sequence ATGGCGGACTTCGAGAAATCCAGACAGCAGGTGCAAGCCCGCATCGATGCCGCGCTGCAGGCCGCTGGCCGCGCACCGGGCGAGTGTACGCTGCTTGCCGTCAGCAAGACATTTCCTGCTGAAACGGTAAGGGCTGCCTACGCGGCCGGGCAGCGCGCATTCGGCGAGAACTATGTGCAGGAGCTGGTCGACAAGACCGAAGCGCTGGCAGATCTCGCTGACTTGGAATGGCATTTCATCGGGCCGTTGCAAAGCAACAAGAGTCGCCCGGTGGCAGAGCGTGCCCATTGGGTGCATAGCGTTGATCGGCTGCGCATCGCCGAGCGGTTGTCGGCTCAGCGGCCGGTGGCCATGCCGCCATTGAATGTCTGCATTCAGGTGAATGTGTCGGGCGAAGCCAGCAAGTCCGGCTGCGACCCGGCCGAGGCGCTGCCGCTGGCATTGGCGGTGGCCAAGCTTCCCGGGCTGCGGCTGCGCGGCCTGATGTGCATTCCCGCCGCGGATGCCGCCGAGCCGGTCTTGCGTCAGCAGTTCGGATTGCTGCGTCAGCTGCGCCACGAAATCACCCAGGCCGGCCTTGTGCCTGATACCTTGTCGATGGGCATGTCGGCCGACCTGGCCCAGGCCATTGCCGAAGGATCCACTTTGGTGCGCGTGGGTACCGCCCTGTTTGGCGCCCGCCAGACACCGCTTGCACCGCTGGAGAATCAGGCTTGA
- the proC gene encoding pyrroline-5-carboxylate reductase, producing the protein MKIVFIGGGNMATAMLGGLLQQGYAANDLYVVEPDAGKRAQLASEFGVTTLAADVPLPATDVAILAVKPQQLAEVARNQAGALAGRLVISIAAGIRMADLDRWLGGRARLVRVMPNTPALVRAGVSGAWLGPQADIADREVASRILQSVGQVVWVEQEQQIDAITAISGSGPAYVFHFMESLVAAARELGFDATTARQLAYGTFDGAIKLAMASDDEVGTLREKVTSKGGTTAAALARMNEAGVQAGIVAGAHAACARAAELADELGK; encoded by the coding sequence ATGAAAATCGTCTTTATCGGTGGTGGCAATATGGCGACCGCCATGCTGGGCGGCCTCTTGCAGCAGGGCTACGCCGCAAACGACTTGTATGTGGTTGAGCCCGATGCGGGCAAGCGTGCCCAGCTTGCCAGCGAATTCGGGGTGACGACCCTTGCAGCGGACGTGCCGCTGCCGGCGACGGACGTGGCCATACTGGCCGTGAAGCCGCAGCAGTTGGCCGAGGTGGCCCGCAATCAGGCCGGGGCGCTGGCGGGGCGGCTCGTGATCAGCATCGCTGCCGGCATCCGTATGGCGGATCTTGATCGCTGGCTGGGTGGCCGGGCGAGACTGGTCCGGGTAATGCCGAACACGCCGGCTCTGGTACGTGCGGGCGTCAGCGGAGCCTGGCTGGGCCCTCAGGCCGACATTGCCGATCGGGAAGTTGCCAGCCGCATCCTTCAGAGCGTAGGGCAGGTGGTCTGGGTAGAGCAGGAGCAGCAGATTGATGCCATTACTGCCATCTCGGGTTCCGGCCCTGCCTATGTATTCCATTTCATGGAGTCGCTGGTAGCTGCAGCCCGCGAACTGGGCTTTGATGCGACAACTGCCCGCCAGCTCGCCTATGGCACCTTCGATGGCGCCATCAAACTGGCCATGGCCAGCGATGACGAAGTGGGAACGTTGCGCGAGAAGGTCACCTCCAAAGGTGGCACGACGGCAGCTGCGCTGGCCCGCATGAACGAAGCCGGTGTGCAGGCCGGCATTGTGGCGGGCGCCCATGCTGCCTGCGCCCGTGCTGCCGAACTTGCCGATGAACTGGGCAAGTAA
- a CDS encoding YggT family protein produces MLYEPLAFLIKNLVGFFLLNLLLRFYLQVARAPFGNPLAQFTVKLTNFIVLPARRLIPSAGTYDTATLLLAWLGALLMHVLLLLISPWPVNLWSPTAGIGLSMLAVLELFKLTLYLLFGAVLVHAIMSWVNPYNPLAPLLDALTRPFLAPLRRMIPLIGGIDLSPLVLILFLQMLLNFAVAPLEMQLMAFIVQAA; encoded by the coding sequence ATGCTGTATGAGCCGCTGGCCTTCCTGATCAAGAACCTGGTGGGCTTTTTCCTGCTCAACCTGTTGCTGCGTTTTTACCTGCAGGTAGCCCGTGCACCGTTTGGCAATCCGCTGGCGCAGTTCACGGTCAAGCTGACCAATTTCATTGTCTTGCCGGCACGGCGGCTGATTCCCAGTGCTGGGACTTACGACACCGCCACCTTGCTGCTGGCGTGGCTGGGCGCCTTGTTGATGCATGTGTTGTTGCTGCTGATCTCGCCGTGGCCAGTCAATCTATGGAGTCCGACCGCCGGTATCGGGCTCTCCATGCTGGCCGTGCTTGAACTGTTCAAACTCACGCTGTATCTGTTGTTCGGTGCGGTGTTGGTGCACGCGATCATGAGCTGGGTGAATCCCTACAACCCGCTGGCTCCCTTGCTGGATGCGCTCACGCGCCCATTTCTGGCGCCGTTGCGGCGGATGATTCCGCTGATTGGCGGCATCGACCTGAGTCCGCTGGTGCTTATCCTGTTCCTGCAGATGTTGCTGAACTTTGCCGTGGCACCGCTGGAAATGCAGCTGATGGCCTTCATCGTGCAGGCGGCATGA